In Chiloscyllium punctatum isolate Juve2018m chromosome 10, sChiPun1.3, whole genome shotgun sequence, a single window of DNA contains:
- the itprid2 gene encoding protein ITPRID2 isoform X1 — MDEAVLSGRAHSWRNAKDKRKAWARSRDSWQVSETENGCVAESTVLSEENRSANLALSGPSTEENGISNKKIEIWLQDCGPPLGASLEEQSQLPLKGAGTKNGCSFEDDLSLGAEAKHLQTCSDSISAASHGTSAKEKRKQFYQMGNSMNSTGSGRSNTTVSSVSELLDLYEEDPEDVLYNLGFGTDEPDLASKIPCRFFNAASFAKGIDFKLFLDAQMQRMELDNPNFALTSRFRQIKVLTTVANVFSSLYSQVSGAHVKRIGSSTEDPAAGEAPANGNVAASRLKKTVSKLNLLGPQQVKGTETSNQAESADTEGSKPSQSPGTNESMTDNEKKEEVKQKKEARLQKWRKLTDSSLKTVTEEVIGGSDSPFNPSESVPQGKTCDVTAGQTSVLSGAVSTRKGSGNYLKEDSGISDSVLTEDLHSTSTDMEPEANSELTSVHSQESSEIVSTGPVCSTHSKGPTATIQHPFVKTLMEEQKEFSFDLEEVQSNEGEGVNVPATRNHAAQDRVSAASKKHFTRTSSSHSDSSGFAEDPSSDMTGQCQGPDGYLQAMGSSADSCDSETTVTSLIDDLKTPQSCDQQFFTPFQTPVENMTLDLKETILGLKAELIPDAVIDSQGAMVENDGKEAADVDNSAQSGGQKALEFTDEESSSQGDMTLCPESDTRYESEGDIPIYSGHHKAGQRQSSMDSVLSCYSEPAALNLKDAEAMSFSSSSIDKITTVLERAKTKTYIVSSSSGRARRPVTKANDRIMREGERSPKNEPLAQMKRSNFQRSSSLPTTLLSPVRVVSSLNVQLTPDSGSQCSSPCFTYKYSALKGKEEMPTNEDEQSTCRSTLFIPFAKRENEKQFTWNRHQEMPQHRLSSQSLPMPSPLTQSCCSLHTLPPDWQGQPLHDHMRTRSMCSTPNLMEPTCATCTAPFGHLYPQRPMAHSYHHVPMNPPSAIESQLRGVLHEIRSTVQNLSRIPMFHGSDQPFPYCSSSSRLGLLPLYETTYQELQIMRRNLNFFRTQMMDLEFMMLRQQTLVYQHLSDEERQEADQLQNLRNCVRMELQELEFQLEERSLSLEEQLKAPNQCTMFNPPPCSGAFADNIDTVSSSSLNVMEPVNELLREQSYLRSELGFSEPLGDECDYPQSYSTPCTNLDSTSRCSSPGQMPKYSRSLGHNYQGAPSSTVQSEKSATPATSSSQSKQVYRSSVMLTPSLPARVGQGKQVTEDRSSPGSVQLKSGSEMPELTGATAVPIAKEAQSNILDHPDFQNILQEIKESLAGEIRREIMDGLLAAISPTSRSAVGQREEL; from the exons ACCACCATTAGGGGCATCTTTGGAAGAACAAAGCCAACTGCCCTTAAAAG GTGCAGGTACAAAGAATGGCTGTAGTTTTGAGGATGACCTGTCCCTTGGTGCAGAAG CAAAACATCTTCAGACTTGCAGTGACTCGATATCAGCAGCAAG CCATGGGACATCAGCCAAGGAAAAGCGGAAGCAGTTTTATCAAATGGGAAACAGCATGAATTCTACTGGCTCTGGCAGGAGCAATACAACTGTATCTAG TGTTTCAGAATTATTGGACCTTTATGAGGAAGATCCTGAGGATGTTCTGTATAATCTTGGATTTGGAACAGATGAGCCTGACCTTGCATCTAAAATTCCATGTCGATTTTTTAATGCTGCATCATTTGCAAAAGGAATTGATTTTAAGCTATTTTTAGATGCTCAAATGCAACGTATGGAATTAGACAATCCAAATTTTGCTCTTACAA GCCGGTTCCGCCAGATTAAAGTTCTCACCACTGTAGCTAATGTATTCTCATCACTGTATTCTCAAGTTTCTGGTGCCCATGTGAAAAGGATTGGTAGTTCAACAGAAGACCCGGCTGCAGGTGAAGCTCCTGCAAATGGAAATGTTGCAGCCAGTAGATTAAAGAAAACCGTGTCAAAACTCAATTTGCTTGGGCCACAGCAGGTAAAAGGGACAGAAACCAGCAATCAAGCAGAATCAGCAGATACGGAAGGTTCTAAACCATCGCAGTCTCCCGGGACTAATGAAAGTATGACTGACAATGAGAAGAAAGAGGAGGTAAAGCAAAAGAAAGAAGCAAGGCTGCAGAAATGGCGTAAATTGACTGACTCTTCACTGAAGACTGTAACTGAAGAAGTGATTGGTGGAAGTGACTCTCCTTTTAATCCCTCAGAATCTGTTCCTCAGGGAAAGACATGCGACGTAACAGCTGGCCAGACATCCGTGCTGAGTGGGGCTGTGTCCACTCGAAAAGGGTCAGGGAATTATTTGAAAGAGGATAGTGGGATCTCAGATTCTGTTCTGACTGAGGACCTCCACAGTACCTCCACAGACATGGAACCTGAAGCCAACAGCGAACTGACATCTGTCCACTCCCAGGAAAGTTCAGAGATAGTGAGCACAGGACCAGTGTGTTCAACTCACAGCAAAGGGCCTACTGCAACAATTCAGCATCCATTTGTGAAAACTCTGATGGAGGAGCAGAAGGAATTCTCTTTTGATTTAGAAGAG GTTCAAAGCAAtgaaggtgaaggggtaaatgttccAGCAACTAGAAATCATGCTGCACAAGACAGAGTTTCAGCAGCCAGTAAAA aacattttacaaggacCAGCAGCTCCCATTCTGATAGCAGCGGTTTTGCAGAAGATCCATCCTCTGACATGACTGGACAGTGTCAG GGTCCAGATGGTTACCTGCAGGCTATGGGGAGCAGTGCTGATAGCTGTGATAGTGAGACAACAGTCACATCATTAATCGATGACCTTAAAACTCCTCAGAGTTGTGACCAACAGTTTTTCACTCCATTTCAAACACCGGTGGAAAACATGACTCTGGATCTTAAGGAGACAATTTTAGGGTTGAAGGCAGAACTAATTCCTGATGCTGTGATTGATTCACAAGGAGCAATGGTTGAGAATGATGGCAAGGAAGCTGCTGATGTGGACAATTCTGCGCAGTCAGGTGGACAGAAGGCTTTGGAATTTACTGATGAAGAATCTTCATCACAAGGTGACATGACACTGTGCCCAGAAAGTGACACAAGGTATGAAAGTGAAGGTGATATTCCTATATACTCTGGTCATCATAAAGCTGGACAAAGGCAGAGTAGCATGGATTCTGTCCTGAGTTGCTATTCAGAACCTGCTGCTTTAAATCTGAAGGATGCTGAAGCAATGAGTTTTTCTTCTTCATCAATAGATAAAATTACTACAGTACTTGAGAGAGCTAAAACAAAAACCTATATTGTCTCAAGTAGCTCAGGAAGAGCAAGACGTCCGGTGACCAAAGCAAATGATCGAATaatgcgagagggagagagatcacCCAAGAATGAACCTCTTGCACAGATGAAGCGATCCAATTTCCAAAGGTCTAGCTCACTTCCAACTACACTGCTCAGTCCAGTGCGAGTTGTGTCATCACTAAATGTACAGTTAACACCAGACAGTGGTTCACAGTGCAGTTCACCCTGTTTTACCTACAAATACTCTGCCCTGAAAGGAAAGGAGGAGATGCCTACTAATGAAGATGAGCAGTCAACCTGCCGATCAACACTCTTTATCCCATTTGcgaagagagagaatgaaaaacaGTTCACTTGGAATAGACATCAAGAAATGCCACAACATAGGTTGAGTTCACAGTCGTTACCAATGCCTTCACCTCTGACACAGTCTTGCTGTTCTCTTCATACACTTCCTCCAGACTGGCAAGGCCAACCTCTCCATGATCACATGAGAACCAGGAGTATGTGCAGCACTCCCAACCTCATGGAACCTACTTGTGCAACATGTACAGCACCTTTTGGACATTTGTATCCCCAGAGACCCATGGCACACTCTTATCATCACGTTCCCATGAATCCTCCATCTGCTATTGAATCACAGCTTCGTGGAGTCCTTCATGAGATTAGAAGCACAGTACAGAATCTTTCACGG ATCCCAATGTTTCATGGGAGCGATCAGCCCTTTCCTTATTGTTCTTCATCATCAAGATTAGGTCTTTTACCATTGTATGAA ACTACATATCAAGAGTTGCAGATAATGAGAAGGAATCTGAATTTTTTTAGAACACAGATGATGGACTTGGAATTCATGATGCTGAGGCAGCAAACTTTGGTGTATCAGCATTTATCTGATGAGGAGAG ACAAGAAGCTGACCAACTGCAGAACCTTCGGAATTGCGTGCGTATGGAACTCCAAGAATTGGAATTTCAACTGGAGGAGCGATCGTTGTCTCTGGAAGAACAGCTCAAAGCCCCGAACCAGTGCACCATGTTTAATCCTCCACCTTGTTCT GGGGCATTCGCTGATAACATAGATACTGTGTCTTCCTCCTCTCTCAATGTAATGGAACCG GTAAATGAGCTTTTGAGGGAACAGTCTTACCTTCGATCTGAACTAGGGTTCTCTGAACCTTTAGGAGATGAATGTGATTACCCGCAATCCTACTCTACACCCTGCACTAACTTAGACTCAACTTCACGTTGTTCGAGCCCAGGCCAGATGCCTAAATATTCAAGGTCTCTGGGTCACAATTATCAAGGTGCACCAAGCTCTACTGTACAGTCTGAAAAATCAGCAACCCCAGCTACCTCGTCGTCGCAAAGCAAGCAGGTTTATCGTTCTTCAGTTATGCTGACTCCCTCGCTCCCTGCCCGAGTTGGACAGGGAAAGCAGGTTACAGAAGACAGGTCGTCACCAGGATCTGTGCAGCTGAAGTCAGGAAGTGAGATGCCTGAACTGACTGGAGCTACAGCAGTCCCTATTGCTAAAGAAGCACAAAGCAACATTTTGGATCATCCAGACTTTCAAAACATTCTGCAAGAG
- the itprid2 gene encoding protein ITPRID2 isoform X2 → MGNSMNSTGSGRSNTTVSSVSELLDLYEEDPEDVLYNLGFGTDEPDLASKIPCRFFNAASFAKGIDFKLFLDAQMQRMELDNPNFALTSRFRQIKVLTTVANVFSSLYSQVSGAHVKRIGSSTEDPAAGEAPANGNVAASRLKKTVSKLNLLGPQQVKGTETSNQAESADTEGSKPSQSPGTNESMTDNEKKEEVKQKKEARLQKWRKLTDSSLKTVTEEVIGGSDSPFNPSESVPQGKTCDVTAGQTSVLSGAVSTRKGSGNYLKEDSGISDSVLTEDLHSTSTDMEPEANSELTSVHSQESSEIVSTGPVCSTHSKGPTATIQHPFVKTLMEEQKEFSFDLEEVQSNEGEGVNVPATRNHAAQDRVSAASKKHFTRTSSSHSDSSGFAEDPSSDMTGQCQGPDGYLQAMGSSADSCDSETTVTSLIDDLKTPQSCDQQFFTPFQTPVENMTLDLKETILGLKAELIPDAVIDSQGAMVENDGKEAADVDNSAQSGGQKALEFTDEESSSQGDMTLCPESDTRYESEGDIPIYSGHHKAGQRQSSMDSVLSCYSEPAALNLKDAEAMSFSSSSIDKITTVLERAKTKTYIVSSSSGRARRPVTKANDRIMREGERSPKNEPLAQMKRSNFQRSSSLPTTLLSPVRVVSSLNVQLTPDSGSQCSSPCFTYKYSALKGKEEMPTNEDEQSTCRSTLFIPFAKRENEKQFTWNRHQEMPQHRLSSQSLPMPSPLTQSCCSLHTLPPDWQGQPLHDHMRTRSMCSTPNLMEPTCATCTAPFGHLYPQRPMAHSYHHVPMNPPSAIESQLRGVLHEIRSTVQNLSRIPMFHGSDQPFPYCSSSSRLGLLPLYETTYQELQIMRRNLNFFRTQMMDLEFMMLRQQTLVYQHLSDEERQEADQLQNLRNCVRMELQELEFQLEERSLSLEEQLKAPNQCTMFNPPPCSGAFADNIDTVSSSSLNVMEPVNELLREQSYLRSELGFSEPLGDECDYPQSYSTPCTNLDSTSRCSSPGQMPKYSRSLGHNYQGAPSSTVQSEKSATPATSSSQSKQVYRSSVMLTPSLPARVGQGKQVTEDRSSPGSVQLKSGSEMPELTGATAVPIAKEAQSNILDHPDFQNILQEIKESLAGEIRREIMDGLLAAISPTSRSAVGQREEL, encoded by the exons ATGGGAAACAGCATGAATTCTACTGGCTCTGGCAGGAGCAATACAACTGTATCTAG TGTTTCAGAATTATTGGACCTTTATGAGGAAGATCCTGAGGATGTTCTGTATAATCTTGGATTTGGAACAGATGAGCCTGACCTTGCATCTAAAATTCCATGTCGATTTTTTAATGCTGCATCATTTGCAAAAGGAATTGATTTTAAGCTATTTTTAGATGCTCAAATGCAACGTATGGAATTAGACAATCCAAATTTTGCTCTTACAA GCCGGTTCCGCCAGATTAAAGTTCTCACCACTGTAGCTAATGTATTCTCATCACTGTATTCTCAAGTTTCTGGTGCCCATGTGAAAAGGATTGGTAGTTCAACAGAAGACCCGGCTGCAGGTGAAGCTCCTGCAAATGGAAATGTTGCAGCCAGTAGATTAAAGAAAACCGTGTCAAAACTCAATTTGCTTGGGCCACAGCAGGTAAAAGGGACAGAAACCAGCAATCAAGCAGAATCAGCAGATACGGAAGGTTCTAAACCATCGCAGTCTCCCGGGACTAATGAAAGTATGACTGACAATGAGAAGAAAGAGGAGGTAAAGCAAAAGAAAGAAGCAAGGCTGCAGAAATGGCGTAAATTGACTGACTCTTCACTGAAGACTGTAACTGAAGAAGTGATTGGTGGAAGTGACTCTCCTTTTAATCCCTCAGAATCTGTTCCTCAGGGAAAGACATGCGACGTAACAGCTGGCCAGACATCCGTGCTGAGTGGGGCTGTGTCCACTCGAAAAGGGTCAGGGAATTATTTGAAAGAGGATAGTGGGATCTCAGATTCTGTTCTGACTGAGGACCTCCACAGTACCTCCACAGACATGGAACCTGAAGCCAACAGCGAACTGACATCTGTCCACTCCCAGGAAAGTTCAGAGATAGTGAGCACAGGACCAGTGTGTTCAACTCACAGCAAAGGGCCTACTGCAACAATTCAGCATCCATTTGTGAAAACTCTGATGGAGGAGCAGAAGGAATTCTCTTTTGATTTAGAAGAG GTTCAAAGCAAtgaaggtgaaggggtaaatgttccAGCAACTAGAAATCATGCTGCACAAGACAGAGTTTCAGCAGCCAGTAAAA aacattttacaaggacCAGCAGCTCCCATTCTGATAGCAGCGGTTTTGCAGAAGATCCATCCTCTGACATGACTGGACAGTGTCAG GGTCCAGATGGTTACCTGCAGGCTATGGGGAGCAGTGCTGATAGCTGTGATAGTGAGACAACAGTCACATCATTAATCGATGACCTTAAAACTCCTCAGAGTTGTGACCAACAGTTTTTCACTCCATTTCAAACACCGGTGGAAAACATGACTCTGGATCTTAAGGAGACAATTTTAGGGTTGAAGGCAGAACTAATTCCTGATGCTGTGATTGATTCACAAGGAGCAATGGTTGAGAATGATGGCAAGGAAGCTGCTGATGTGGACAATTCTGCGCAGTCAGGTGGACAGAAGGCTTTGGAATTTACTGATGAAGAATCTTCATCACAAGGTGACATGACACTGTGCCCAGAAAGTGACACAAGGTATGAAAGTGAAGGTGATATTCCTATATACTCTGGTCATCATAAAGCTGGACAAAGGCAGAGTAGCATGGATTCTGTCCTGAGTTGCTATTCAGAACCTGCTGCTTTAAATCTGAAGGATGCTGAAGCAATGAGTTTTTCTTCTTCATCAATAGATAAAATTACTACAGTACTTGAGAGAGCTAAAACAAAAACCTATATTGTCTCAAGTAGCTCAGGAAGAGCAAGACGTCCGGTGACCAAAGCAAATGATCGAATaatgcgagagggagagagatcacCCAAGAATGAACCTCTTGCACAGATGAAGCGATCCAATTTCCAAAGGTCTAGCTCACTTCCAACTACACTGCTCAGTCCAGTGCGAGTTGTGTCATCACTAAATGTACAGTTAACACCAGACAGTGGTTCACAGTGCAGTTCACCCTGTTTTACCTACAAATACTCTGCCCTGAAAGGAAAGGAGGAGATGCCTACTAATGAAGATGAGCAGTCAACCTGCCGATCAACACTCTTTATCCCATTTGcgaagagagagaatgaaaaacaGTTCACTTGGAATAGACATCAAGAAATGCCACAACATAGGTTGAGTTCACAGTCGTTACCAATGCCTTCACCTCTGACACAGTCTTGCTGTTCTCTTCATACACTTCCTCCAGACTGGCAAGGCCAACCTCTCCATGATCACATGAGAACCAGGAGTATGTGCAGCACTCCCAACCTCATGGAACCTACTTGTGCAACATGTACAGCACCTTTTGGACATTTGTATCCCCAGAGACCCATGGCACACTCTTATCATCACGTTCCCATGAATCCTCCATCTGCTATTGAATCACAGCTTCGTGGAGTCCTTCATGAGATTAGAAGCACAGTACAGAATCTTTCACGG ATCCCAATGTTTCATGGGAGCGATCAGCCCTTTCCTTATTGTTCTTCATCATCAAGATTAGGTCTTTTACCATTGTATGAA ACTACATATCAAGAGTTGCAGATAATGAGAAGGAATCTGAATTTTTTTAGAACACAGATGATGGACTTGGAATTCATGATGCTGAGGCAGCAAACTTTGGTGTATCAGCATTTATCTGATGAGGAGAG ACAAGAAGCTGACCAACTGCAGAACCTTCGGAATTGCGTGCGTATGGAACTCCAAGAATTGGAATTTCAACTGGAGGAGCGATCGTTGTCTCTGGAAGAACAGCTCAAAGCCCCGAACCAGTGCACCATGTTTAATCCTCCACCTTGTTCT GGGGCATTCGCTGATAACATAGATACTGTGTCTTCCTCCTCTCTCAATGTAATGGAACCG GTAAATGAGCTTTTGAGGGAACAGTCTTACCTTCGATCTGAACTAGGGTTCTCTGAACCTTTAGGAGATGAATGTGATTACCCGCAATCCTACTCTACACCCTGCACTAACTTAGACTCAACTTCACGTTGTTCGAGCCCAGGCCAGATGCCTAAATATTCAAGGTCTCTGGGTCACAATTATCAAGGTGCACCAAGCTCTACTGTACAGTCTGAAAAATCAGCAACCCCAGCTACCTCGTCGTCGCAAAGCAAGCAGGTTTATCGTTCTTCAGTTATGCTGACTCCCTCGCTCCCTGCCCGAGTTGGACAGGGAAAGCAGGTTACAGAAGACAGGTCGTCACCAGGATCTGTGCAGCTGAAGTCAGGAAGTGAGATGCCTGAACTGACTGGAGCTACAGCAGTCCCTATTGCTAAAGAAGCACAAAGCAACATTTTGGATCATCCAGACTTTCAAAACATTCTGCAAGAG